The following proteins are encoded in a genomic region of Dialister hominis:
- the rplR gene encoding 50S ribosomal protein L18, with product MRKNATRNAVIRRHLRLRKKISGTAACPRLNVFRSLGNIYAQVIDDEAGVTLVSANTLDKEIKAEFPYGGNVDAAKAVGVLVGKRALEKGIETVVFDRGGYIYHGRVQALAEGAREAGLKF from the coding sequence ATGCGTAAAAATGCAACCAGAAATGCGGTTATCCGCCGCCATCTGCGTCTTCGTAAGAAAATCTCCGGTACTGCAGCTTGCCCGCGTCTTAATGTATTCCGTTCCCTCGGAAACATCTATGCACAGGTTATTGATGATGAAGCTGGCGTAACACTCGTATCGGCTAATACCTTAGATAAGGAAATCAAGGCTGAATTCCCATACGGCGGCAACGTTGATGCAGCTAAGGCTGTAGGCGTTCTCGTCGGCAAGAGAGCTCTTGAAAAAGGAATTGAAACAGTCGTGTTCGACCGCGGCGGTTATATCTATCACGGAAGAGTCCAGGCTTTGGCTGAAGGCGCTCGTGAAGCCGGATTGAAATTTTAA
- the rpmC gene encoding 50S ribosomal protein L29, producing the protein MKVNEIRNLSTAEMNEKVAGLKEELFNLRFQLATGQLENPMRIHEVKKTIARIKTVQREEELKAAKKA; encoded by the coding sequence ATGAAGGTCAATGAAATTCGTAACCTGAGCACTGCCGAAATGAATGAAAAGGTTGCCGGCTTAAAGGAAGAACTGTTTAACCTCCGTTTTCAGCTCGCTACAGGACAGCTCGAAAATCCGATGCGTATTCACGAAGTGAAGAAAACCATCGCTAGAATCAAGACTGTTCAGCGCGAAGAAGAGCTGAAGGCTGCCAAGAAGGCATAA
- the rplE gene encoding 50S ribosomal protein L5 gives MSRLHDFYTEQVRDSLREKFGYKNGMEIPKLEKIVINIGVGEATENSKAVDAAANDLAAITGQRPMICKAHKSLAAWKIREGMPLGCKVTLRGEKMYEFLDRLINIALPRVRDFRGISDTSFDGRGNYAFGVKEQLIFPEVDYEKIDRIRGMDIIVVTTAKTDEEARELLKQFGMPFKK, from the coding sequence GTGTCCAGATTACATGATTTTTATACTGAGCAGGTCAGAGATTCCCTGCGTGAAAAGTTCGGCTACAAGAATGGCATGGAAATTCCGAAACTGGAAAAGATTGTCATCAACATCGGTGTAGGCGAAGCTACTGAAAACAGCAAGGCTGTAGACGCAGCAGCAAACGACCTGGCAGCAATTACCGGCCAGCGTCCGATGATCTGCAAAGCTCACAAGTCCCTGGCTGCATGGAAAATCCGTGAAGGTATGCCCCTGGGCTGCAAAGTTACCCTTCGCGGGGAAAAGATGTATGAATTCCTTGATCGTCTGATCAACATCGCTCTTCCGCGCGTACGTGACTTCCGCGGCATCAGCGACACCAGCTTCGACGGACGCGGAAACTATGCTTTCGGCGTTAAAGAACAGCTGATTTTCCCGGAAGTTGATTACGAAAAAATCGACCGTATCCGCGGAATGGATATCATTGTAGTAACCACGGCTAAGACTGATGAAGAAGCTCGTGAACTTCTGAAGCAGTTCGGCATGCCGTTCAAGAAATAA
- the rplN gene encoding 50S ribosomal protein L14: protein MIQQESRLNVADNTGAKNVLVIKVLGGSFRRSGNIGDIVVCTVKDATPGGVVKKGQVVKAVVVRSVNGVSRKDGSHIRFDENAVVIIKDDKSPVGTRIFGPVARELREKDFMKIVSLAPEVL, encoded by the coding sequence ATGATTCAGCAGGAAAGCAGACTCAACGTTGCGGATAATACCGGTGCTAAGAACGTCCTGGTTATTAAAGTCCTGGGCGGTTCCTTCCGTAGAAGCGGCAATATCGGCGATATTGTAGTTTGTACGGTCAAAGATGCAACCCCCGGCGGCGTTGTTAAGAAGGGCCAGGTAGTTAAAGCTGTTGTGGTTCGTTCCGTTAACGGCGTAAGCCGCAAAGATGGTTCCCACATTCGTTTCGATGAAAACGCAGTTGTTATTATTAAAGACGACAAGAGCCCGGTAGGAACACGTATTTTTGGACCGGTAGCAAGAGAACTCCGTGAAAAAGATTTCATGAAGATCGTTTCCCTCGCTCCCGAAGTGCTCTAA
- the rpsN gene encoding 30S ribosomal protein S14, giving the protein MAKKSMLEREKKRELAVQKYAAKRQALKEAGDWEALSKLPRNASPTRLHNRCKLTGRPHGFMRKFGICRNQFRDLAYRGEIPGIKKASW; this is encoded by the coding sequence ATGGCAAAGAAGTCTATGTTGGAACGCGAGAAGAAAAGAGAACTCGCAGTTCAGAAATACGCAGCCAAACGTCAGGCACTGAAAGAAGCTGGCGACTGGGAAGCTCTTAGCAAGCTTCCGCGCAATGCTTCCCCAACACGTCTGCACAATCGCTGCAAACTGACCGGCCGTCCCCACGGCTTTATGCGTAAATTCGGAATTTGCCGCAACCAGTTCCGTGATTTGGCTTACCGCGGAGAAATTCCGGGCATTAAGAAAGCCAGCTGGTAA
- the rpsQ gene encoding 30S ribosomal protein S17 translates to MAEERKLRKVRQGIVVSDKMDKTVVVAVERKVPHKLYKKSINTTTKFKAHDENNECRVGDTVRIVETRPLSHDKRWRVEKIVARQN, encoded by the coding sequence GTGGCAGAAGAAAGAAAGTTGCGCAAAGTGCGCCAGGGAATTGTTGTCAGCGATAAGATGGACAAAACTGTCGTCGTTGCTGTAGAACGTAAAGTTCCCCATAAGCTGTACAAAAAATCTATTAATACCACAACAAAGTTCAAAGCGCATGACGAAAACAACGAATGCCGTGTCGGTGATACCGTACGCATCGTCGAAACCCGCCCGCTGTCTCATGACAAGCGTTGGAGAGTTGAGAAGATCGTTGCCCGTCAGAACTAA
- the rpsH gene encoding 30S ribosomal protein S8 has product MVTTDPIADMLTRIRNANDAYHATVDMPASKMKAAVLTILKDEGFVKNVEQVEVENHPTLRVSLKYGANREKVIKGLKRISKPGLRVYANKEELPKVLGGLGIAIISTSKGVMTDKAARKAGLGGEVLAFVW; this is encoded by the coding sequence ATGGTAACAACCGATCCAATTGCGGATATGCTTACCCGTATTCGTAATGCGAACGATGCATATCATGCAACGGTAGATATGCCTGCTTCTAAAATGAAGGCAGCTGTGCTTACAATTTTAAAAGATGAAGGCTTTGTAAAGAACGTAGAACAGGTTGAAGTGGAAAACCATCCGACACTGCGCGTTTCTCTGAAATACGGCGCAAACCGTGAAAAGGTTATCAAAGGCCTGAAGAGAATTTCCAAACCTGGTCTGAGAGTATATGCAAACAAGGAAGAACTGCCGAAGGTTCTCGGCGGTCTCGGAATCGCAATCATTTCCACATCCAAGGGCGTCATGACCGACAAAGCAGCTCGTAAAGCTGGCCTCGGCGGCGAAGTTCTTGCGTTTGTCTGGTAA
- the rplF gene encoding 50S ribosomal protein L6, translating to MSRIGKKPITVPAGVEVKFDGHTVTVKGPKGTLTRKLNEEIDFKMEGDEIIVSRPNDEIKNRSLHGLNRTLLHNMILGVTEGFSKKLEIQGVGYNAQMQGTNLKLALGFSHPVIVTPPEGITITTPSSVVIVVSGCDKEKVGQVAAEIRAWRQPEPYKGKGIRYSGEYVRRKAGKTGATK from the coding sequence ATGTCACGTATTGGCAAAAAACCTATTACGGTTCCGGCAGGTGTGGAAGTCAAGTTTGATGGCCATACCGTCACCGTAAAAGGTCCGAAGGGCACATTAACCCGTAAACTGAATGAAGAAATCGATTTCAAAATGGAAGGCGACGAAATCATCGTTTCCCGTCCGAATGATGAAATCAAAAACCGCTCCCTGCACGGTCTGAACCGTACACTGCTGCACAACATGATTCTCGGCGTAACCGAAGGATTCTCCAAGAAACTGGAAATCCAGGGCGTCGGCTACAATGCACAGATGCAGGGAACAAACCTGAAACTGGCTCTGGGCTTCTCCCATCCGGTTATCGTAACCCCGCCGGAAGGCATTACAATTACAACCCCGTCTTCTGTTGTTATCGTGGTATCTGGCTGCGATAAGGAAAAGGTTGGCCAGGTTGCGGCTGAAATCCGCGCTTGGAGACAGCCTGAACCTTACAAAGGCAAGGGTATCCGTTATTCCGGTGAATACGTACGCCGTAAGGCTGGTAAGACCGGCGCAACAAAGTAA
- the rplX gene encoding 50S ribosomal protein L24 has translation MSQKLHVKTGDTVVVISGKDKGKQGKIKAAMPKDGRVVVEGINMIKRHTKPTQANPKGGIIEKEAPIYASKVMLLDPETKKPTRVKKVQQNDGTFVRAAVKSGAIIDKA, from the coding sequence ATGAGTCAGAAACTGCATGTGAAGACCGGCGATACCGTAGTAGTAATCTCCGGCAAAGATAAAGGCAAGCAGGGCAAGATCAAAGCTGCTATGCCGAAAGACGGTCGTGTTGTTGTCGAAGGCATCAACATGATCAAAAGACACACAAAACCGACCCAGGCTAATCCAAAGGGCGGAATTATTGAAAAAGAAGCTCCGATTTACGCTTCCAAAGTTATGCTTCTGGATCCGGAAACAAAGAAACCGACCCGCGTAAAGAAAGTTCAGCAGAATGACGGAACTTTCGTCAGAGCAGCTGTAAAAAGCGGCGCTATTATTGACAAGGCTTAA